CCCTGTATCAAGTCCCCACACCCCTCACCGCTTTCTGCCAGCCGCGGCTTCTTTGGTTCTCAGCCCTTTTCCCGGGCAAACGCCCTTTTGCGGGACCAAGGCGCACAGGAAATAGACTGGCGCTTGTAAACTATTGCGCATGTCCTACCCCAGCACGCTGGATTCCCACGGAATGCGCAATTGGGCCACCCGCGCCGTGGGGGAATTAGCCCACCGCCGCGATGAGATCAACGCGCTCAATGTCTTTCCCGTACCGGATTCCGATACGGGCTCAAATATGGCGCATACGATGGAGGCAGCGGTAGCGGAGCTGGACAATGGCGGCGATGTCGCTGACTCCCTTGCGATCGGGGCGGTGCGTGGTGCCCGCGGGAACTCGGGAATGGTGCTGTCTCAGGTTCTGCGCGGCATTGCCGAGTCAACTGTGGACTCAGTTATCGACGGTGCTGTCTTTGCCCGCTCCCTGCAGCAGGCCGTGGAGCTGGTGGACCGAGCCATTGTCGAGCCGGTGGAAGGCACAGTTGTCACGGTCTTGAAGGCAGCAGCTGAGGCCGCCGATGACGCTGAAGCGCACACAGGCGCAACCTTGCACAGTATTGTCAGCGCCGCAATCGCTGCCGCGGAAGCGGCCCTCGAGCGCACTCCTTCGCAATTGCCAGCCCTGCGCGAGGCAGGAGTAGTGGATGCCGGCGGCGCTGGCCTCGTTATCCTCTTAGAGTCTCTCCTTGCTGAGATCGAAGGCTCGACCGGGCACACAGGCCTGCCCGAACCGGAGCCGGATACTGAACTGGAAGTGGTCTTTTTCTTCGACGGAGATTTAGACACGCTGCAGGTAGCAATTGAACCGTTGGGAGATAGCCTCGTTATCGCTCGGGCCACCGAGGATAGCGCTAATGTACATATCCACTCCCGGCAAGCTGGCAAGGTCATTGAAACCGCCTTTGGTACAGGAGAGGTAACCAACCTCCACCTGGAGGTGTTGCCTCCTCACGCCGAAGCTGCTTCCGAAGATCCGATTGCTCGCCGAGTATTTGCTGCCGCACCGGCCGGGCCTATAAGCGATCTTCTGGCATCTGCGGGGGTGAGCGTTGTGTCACCGGATGACCCCATTGCGGCGGAACACGAGGACATCGTCCTTGCTACCGGTTTAAGTTCGGAGACCGGAGCCGGGCGTGTAGTGCCCGCGCAATCGCTAGCTGCGGCTCTGGCGGCGATTTCCGTCTATGAACCGGATAACCCAGAGACTGGCGCCGTCGTCGCCGCCATGCGTGATGCTGCCAAGTCCATGCGGGTGGCTTACCCGAGCCAGGAAACCCCGCAGTCAATCATTGCCACTTGCCGCGATCTTTTGGCAGAAGGCGGTGAGCAGGTCACAGTCTTAAGCGCCCTTGACTTGGACCAGGAGGACCTAGCTCAACAGCTTCGCGTGGACGTTATGGCACTGAAAGTACCGGATATCGCAACCGAAATCGGAGTGGAATAGCAATGCTCGGCTGGCAGGACAACCGCCCTTTGACAGAGGTGCTTGCGGCGAAGGACGCCGCGAAGATTACCAAAGCGCTGGGGTATGAGACCTGCGGCGAGCTCTTAGCTCACTATCCGCGAGACTATATCCGCCACAACAAGGACGTCGGCCTAGGAGACGCTGCGGAGGGCGATATCGTCACGGTTACCGGAACCATTACCGGATTCACCCGCCATGACTCGGGCAAGACCACCATCATCAATGTGCAGCTCGATGGCAGCATCATTGCGACGTTTTTCAATGCCAATTACGTGATGCGGATGTTGCACCGCGGACAGCGCGTCATGATGAGCGGCAAGCTTAAGTTCTTTCGCAACCAGCCGCAGTTGCAGCAGCCGGACTTTGTAGAGATCGATGCGTTCGGCCGCCCCGATGGCGAACTGGATGATTACCGCCAGCCGGCGGCCGAATCCGGCAAGAAGCATCGTCCAAAGGCTACCGGCTCGCTGCGGAACCTGTCGCAGTTCGGCAGGCTCGACCAGCTCCTCTTGGAACGCGAATGGATCCCGGTGTACCCGGCCACGTCCAAGGTGACTTCGTGGTACATCATGGGTGCCATCCACTACGTCTTATCTAAGACCCCGCCGATTGAGGAACCGCTGGATTATCAGATGATTATCAGCCTCGATAAGGCAGTGCGGGAAATCCATGAGCCGGGGGAAGCGGGCCCGTACCGTGCGATTCAGCGGCTGAAGTACAACGAGGCTCTGTCCATTGGTCTGGTGATGGCATTGCGCCAGCGAGATGCCGAAGCCCGGACCGCTTCTACCATGTCGGCAACCTTAGGCGGCTACCGCGAAGAATTGCTGAGCCATCTGCCCTTTGATCTGACTGAAGGGCAGCGTCGCGTCATTAGCGAGATCGAAGACGATCTTGCTCGTCCGCTGCCCATGATGAGATTGCTGCAAGGCGAGGTCGGCTCTGGCAAAACCATGGTGGCCACCTGCGCTATGCTGCAGGCTGTTGACGCAGGAACGCAGGCCGCGCTGTTGGCGCCTACGGAAGTGCTCGCCTCCCAACACGCTGCCTCCATTGGGACCTCGGTACCCGAAGGGGTCAAGGTGGTACTCCTGACCGGCTCCATGCGTACGGCGGACAAGCGGCAGGCTTTATTGGATATTGTTTCCGGCGACGCAGACATCATCATTGGAACGCATGCGATTATCCAAGACACCGTGGAGTTCTTTAACTTGGGATTGGTCGTCGTAGATGAGCAACACCGGTTCGGTGTAGAGCAGCGCGATAGCCTGCGGTTAAAGGCACGTGAAGGCCTTAGCCCCCACGTGCTGGTGATGACAGCAACACCGATTCCGCGCACCATTGCGATGACCGTCTTTGGCGACCTCGCCGTATCAACGCTGACCGAGCTGCCCGGTGGTCGCAAACCTATTCAGTCGGCAGTGGTGGCCGAGTGGCGGCCGACCTGGGTGCTACGCGCACTCGAGCGCATACGCGAGGAGGTTGCCCACGGACATCAGGCCTATATCGTTTGCCCGCGCATTGAAGGCAAAGGCGGAGTTCTAGAGCTTGCACAGCAGCTAGAAAACGGTCCTTTCAAGGGACTGCGGGTAGCCATCTTGCATGGAAAGATGCCCAATAAAGACGAGGTAATGACGTCATTTGCTAGGGGAGAGATCGATATCTTGGTCTCTACCACGGTCATTGAGGTGGGCGTGGATGTTCCCAATGCCACGGTAATGCTCATTCGCGAGTCCGAGCATTTCGGCGTTTCCCAGTTGCACCAGTTGCGCGGGCGCGTGGGACGAGGCGGCAATGCCTCCATCTGCCTTTTGCACACAACGGCAGCCGATAACACTCCGTCTTTCCACCGCATCAATCAAATTGCCCAAACCTCCTCGGGTTTTGAACTAGCCGAGCTTGACTTGCGCCAGCGCCAGGAGGGAGACATTTTGGGCACCATGCAGTCCGGAACGCACCGCACATTGCGGCTACTGAACTTGGCGGATGACCAAGACATTGTGGAGCGCACCCACACGGATGCGCGTGCCATGGTGATGCGCAATCCCGAGTTGGCTGAGGAACTCACACGCAATTTGAGCGAAAGCGAACAGGAATACTTGGAGAAGAACTAAGACGGGTTAACCTAGAAGCATGAAAATTTACGCCCCCTTCGCGGGCATCGTCCGCTGCCATGTGAATGTGGGAGACACCGTTGATACCGGAGCACCTCTTGCGACCGTTGAAGCCACGAAGCTCGAGGCTCCCGTAGAAAGCCCGGGACCAGGAAAGGTCCACCGTATTGTGGTCTCTGACTTCAGTGACGTGGTAGGCGGAGACCTTTTGATGGAGATTGGAGAAGCATAAATGACGCGCATTATTTCCGGCGAAGCCCGCGGTCGCACCATTAAAGTGCCAGCAGAAGGAACCCGGCCTACCGCAGATCGCGCCCGCGAAGGGCTGTTTTCATCCCTCACTGCACGGTGGGGCTTTGCTGGATCTTCAGTGCTCGACCTTTTTGCCGGCTCTGGTGCCCTAGGCCTAGAGGCGGCGAGCCGAGGGGCAGAGGAAGCAGTACTGGTGGAATCTTCGGCCGATGCGGTAAAGATCATCCGGCACAACATGGGCGTCGTCAAGCATCCCGGCGTGCGCGTGCAAGAGATGAAGGCAGGCACCTACCTGGCTAGTGCCCCGCGCAAGCACTTCGATCTGGTGCTGGCGGACCCGCCCTATGCTTTTGATGAGGTGGATGCACTCATTGCTGCCATCGAACCAGTGCTTACCGACCGCGCAATGGTAGTAATTGAGCGCCATGTTGATTCCGCGGATACTGTGTGGCCTGCTGGTTTTGAGCCCACCGGCCAGAAGCTGAAGAAGCGCACCTTTGGTATTGCCCGCATGGATATGGCGGTCTATACCCGCCCCGGCAGCGAGGACGCCGAAGGCTAAACCCCTGAAAGGAAAGCGAAAGTAGCATGACTAAGGCCGTCTGCCCTGGATCCTTCGACCCCGTCACCTTGGGTCACGTCGATATCATCAATCGCGCTAACCAGATGTTCGATGAGGTCACTGTGTTGGTTACCGGTAATCCCGACAAGCCCTCTGGGCTTTTTAGCGTGGAGGAGCGTATGGAACTTATCCGCCAGAGCGTGGATTCTTCCATCAAGGTGGATTATTGTTCCGGGCTGTTGGTGGATTACACCACGGAGCATGGGGCAGACGTCCTAGTGAAGGGACTGCGTAGCTCACTGGATTATGAATATGAGCTGCCCATGGCGCAGATGAATCGGCGCCTTTCGGGAATCGATACTGTCTTCCTACTCACGGACGAGAAGTACGGCTATATCAGTTCCTCGCTGTGTAAGCAGGTAGCAAAGTTTGGCGGCGACGTAACGGGTATGTTCCCAGAGCCTGTCGGTCGTGCGGTAAAGGAGAAATACCGGCAGTGAGCCTCGCACTGGTTATTTTCCTCGTCGTTGTCGTTGGTTCGACACTGCAGCGGGTATCCGGAATGGGGCTCGGTCTCATCGGCGGCCCCATCCTCATGTTGATCATGGGGCCGGTCGAAGGCATCCTCGTCATTAATGTTCTGGCCTGCATAAATGCGATTCTGACCACCTATTCCGTGCGTGAGAATGTGAGCTGGAAGAAGTTCGGACTCATAGCCCCAGTCATGGTGATTGGTTCCTTGGCCGCGGCGCTGCTCATTAGGCGTATGGACACGGCAGGGCTCATGATCGTAGTGGGCGCTGCGCTTCTGGCCGCACTGGGGGTTGTCACTTTTGGAAAGAAGTTTGTCCCGCCGATGGAGGGCAAAGGCCCTGCCATCTCCGCCGGTATTCTCGGCGGCTTTACCAACACCTTGGCCGGCGTGGCCGGCCCGGTTATTACCGTCTACGCCCAAGCGGCAAAGTGGCCCCAACATGTCTACGCCGCCACGCTGCAGCCCATTTTTGTTGTAGGCGGATTCTTTTCCGTGATGACCAAGACGCTCACAGGTGCGGCCCACTTTGATGGCTTGCCTTGGGTGATGTGGCCCGCCGGAGTCTTAGGTATGTTCGTCGGCATTTGGGCCGGCACCCGGATTGCCCAGCGTGTTCCGCGAGAAAAGGCCCGCGTGCTCTCACTGAGCGTTGCCGGGTTGGGCGCGGCCAGCGCACTGATTCGGGGTATTTTGACGCTTTCGTAGACGAGTCAGCCACGGCAAAGCCCGCCGGTCCTCTTCGCGGAAGAGGACCGGCGGGCTGAAGGCACTCTGCGGAGTGCTGCGGGAATTAGAGTAGCGACGCCAAAAAGTCCTTGGTGCGTGGCTGTTGCGGGTTATCCAGCACCTCAGCTGGGCTGCCGGACTCGATAACTACGCCGCCATCCATGAAGAAGACCTTATCGGCTACCTCGCGCGCAAAACCCATCTCGTGGGTGACGACGAGCATGGTCATGCCTTCAGCTGCGAGGTCCTTCATAACGCGCAGCACTTCGCCGACGAGCTCGGGGTCGAGGGCGGACGTAGGTTCGTCGAAAAGCATAAGCTTAGGATCCATAGCCACTGCACGAGCGATGGCCACGCGCTGCTGCTGGCCGCCGGAGAGCTGTACCGGGTAGTTATTGGCCTTGGAAGCAAGTCCAACGTCCTCCAACAGCTCCATAGCGCGGGCGCGGGCGGTCTCTTCCGGAATCTTTTTCACCTGCACCGGTGCCTCGATGATGTTTTCAATCACCGTGCGGTGGGGGAAGAGGTTGAAAGACTGAAAGACCATTCCGATATCGGAGCGCTGTTCTGCGGCTTCCTTCTCGCTGATCTCATAAAGGGTGCCGTTCTTTTCGCGGTAGCCAATCAGCTCGCCGTCGACGTAGAGTCGGCCCGCCGTCGCCTTATCAAGGTGATTGACGCAGCGCAGGAAGGTGGACTTGCCGGAGCCCGAGGGGCCTAACAGGCAGGCCACTTCGCCGGGCTGGACCTCAAGGTCAATGCCTTTGAGGACCTCGAGCTGTCCGAAGGACTTATGGACGTTCTGGGCGGAAATCATGGGAGTAGCCATTAGTTTTTAGCCTCCGAAATCACGGATACGTTGCGGGGGATGGTTCCTTCAGCGTCTGCCAGCGCAGCAAGTTGGCGGCCAGTGAGTTCGCGGGTGGCACCGCGCTCAAAGCGGCGCTCCAGGAAGTACTGTCCCACCATCAGCAGGGAAGTAACCACGAGGTACCAGGACGCTGCGACCAGCAACAGCGGGATGGGCTGGAAGAGCGCGGCGGAAATATCCGTGGAACGGCCGAAGATTTCCTCGGTATAAGGAATGGCCACCACGAGGGAAGAGGTCTTGAGCAAGGAAATGAACTCATTGCCTGTGGGCGGAATGATAATGCGCATGGCCTGCGGAAGGACGGTGCGGCGCATGGTCATCCACCAGGACATGCCGAGTGCCTTGGAAGCTTCCTTCTGGCCCTCGGGAACGGAGGTGATACCGGAGCGCACAATCTCGGCCATATAGGCGGCTTCATTAAGCCCCAGGCCCATCACCGCAAGGAAGAAGGCGTTGGTGAGGATCGTCTGCAAAGACACCTCGGTAAAGCCCAAGTTGATGGATTGGTAGATGGCGGATAGCAGGCCCCAGAACACCAGTTGCACATAGATCGGCGTGCCGCGGAAGACCCAGAGGAATATCCAGGAGACGCTGCGCAGCACCGGGTTCGGGGACATGCGCATAACCGCAAGGATGGCACCACCCACAACGCCGATGATCATTGACAAAATGGTGATGGCAATGGTGTGCAGGGAGGCAAGCGCAATGCGCTTATCAAAGAGATACTGGAAGTAGGTGTCCCAGCCAAAGGCCTCGTTGCGGGCGGAGGCGATGATGAACCACACGCCGAGCACGATAAGCAGGCCGGCGAATACCCAGCGCCACGGGTGGCGTAGAGGTCGCGCCTCGATCTTGGCGGGCTTTTCCTTAGGCTCTGCCGTAGCTGGCGTCGCCGCATTTTCATTAACCATTGATCGGCCTTTCATTAATCATTGCCTGGTCTATTAAGCCATCCTCGATGCCCCAACGGGACAAAATTTCTGCATACTCACCGGTTTCGATGAGGTGTTGCAGTGCCGCAGCCGAGGCCTTGCCCAAATCGGAATCCTTGGGTACGGCAAAGCCATAGGGCGATGCTTGGAACATATCGCCTACCTGCCGCATCTTTCCTTCGGAGCGGTTGACCGCCCACGCCGTTACTGGGGAGTCTGCGGACAGGGCATCTGCGCGTCCCATAAGTACCGCCAGCGCGGCGTTGTCACCGGTGTCATAAGACAAAACCGTGAGATCGCCGTTGCACGCATCCTTCTTGGGGCGCACATCGTCGGTTTCAGATACCGTGGTGCGCTGCACCGCGACGGTCAGGCCGCAAGGATTATCCGGGTCAACCTTCTTGGGGCCATCTACTCGCTCGGCCCACTGGATGCCGGCGTAGAGGTGATCTACAAAGTCGAATTCATTGCGGCGCTCGGGGTTATCCGTGAATCCGGATGCGCCCATATCAATCTGGCCCGATTGCACGGCGGGCAGGATCATGGAGAAGTCCTGTTCCATGGGCTGGAAATCGAGTCCCAAGACGCCGGCAACGGCGCGAGCAAGATCGAGTTCAACGCCCTGGAGTGCCCCGTGGGAATCCTTAAGCTGAAATGGGGCATAGGGCGGGTTAGTTCCGGCGGTAAGGACGCCATCGTTGTCGTCATACATGGCGGCAATTTCCGGCACCATTGCGGAATGGGGTTCTTCCCAGCCGTCCGGAGTGGAATCTTCCTCGTTGGTGACGCAGGCGCCCAGGCTCAACGTGGGGACGAGGACCGCGGCGAGAATTGTGCGGCGAGAAAACGAACGCGGCATTACTCTTGCGCCGTCCTTTCATCTATAGCGCGGGCTTTCTTCATATCTGCGAAGATGAACGCGGAGACGATGAGTGCACCGAGGATGAACATGCCGATGATGATGCCGCTAGAGGCATCCTGGTCAGCTCCCCACGGCCATAGGGCGCGCAGAGAACCGAGCATGAAACCTGCCATGGCCATCAGCGTGGGGGCGCGGTGGTGATCCAGCAGGAAATTTAATGCCTTGATGAATGCCGCGAGGCCACACAGGGCACCCAGCGCGAAGACGGCGATAGTGCCTAGGTCACGATCTGAAACCGCGCCAATGATGGGCTGGTAGAGGCCCATGGTCAGCAGGATGAGCGAGCCGGAAATGCCTGGCAGGATGAGTGCGCATACCGCGATGGCGGCGGCGAAGAAGACCACGATGAGGCTGGGGTTCTCGTGCGGTTCGGAGGTGAATCCGGTGATAAAGAAGATCGCAATCGTGGCAACGACGAACGCGATGATGGACGAGGGGCGCAGCCGTTCCTGCTTGGAGAGCATGGATAGCGGTACAAAAATGGACACAGCCACCATGCCCAAAAAGAGCGCTCCGGAAGCCGATACGTGATTTTCCACGAAGTTAGAAAGCACGGTGGACATCCCGAAGACGGCGATGAACATACCGATAGCTACGGAGAGGAGGAAGCTCCATTCGACCTTCTTGAAGCGGCCGGAGATGAGATCGTTGGCGTTGTGGACTGCGCGTTCATAAATGCCCACGATGAGCGCCACGGTGCCACCGGAGATGCCGGGTACGAGCTCGGCCATGCCGATGAGGGCACCGCGGATAGCGTTCAAAATGTACTGCATAAAATAAAAATTTACCTGGGAGGGGACTGGTGCGGAGGGCGACTGGCCTAGCAAGGCGGCAGAAAAGTGCCGAAGAGGGAGGCTAGGCGAACCACAGTGAAGCGTAATGCATATCTTTCATTAGAGGGCGGTTAGCTACCTGCCGCGGCAGAGGGGGATCTTCTCCCTAACCGTAGAGGTAAAACCGTATTCACGAATATTCTGTCAGTTTAATGCACCCCAATGCAACTATGCAGTTTGGGGCAGGATATACGGACTTGGCCACAGTGGGATGGTCCATTCAGAAGCAACCATAAGTTTCCCATTATTCAGTCTCCTGTTTACGCGGGCTTCAACTAGCTGAAAGCTTCACGTCCTAGAATCCCTTGCGTATTCCCGCCATCTTCCCTGAGCAAGCATCCCTTTCCATTCTTAAAGGACTCTCTATGAAAAATCGTTTCGTCCTGCCTGCGCTAACTGCAACCGCGGTGGTGGGAAACCTCGTTGTTGTACCGGCCGCAAGTGCTGCGGAGTTTGGGGCCGAGGGGGCGTCGCCAAGCGAGGGCTCTCGTTTCAGCATCGGCGTCTTACCGGATACCCAGTTCTATTCGCGCTATTCCACCCCGGAGACGGGCAACTTGGCCCAAGCTCGCTACGGAAGCGAACCCTACTTGGCCCAAACTCAATGGTTGGTAGACCACCAAGACGAGCTGAACATGGACTTCGTCACCCACCTGGGCGATGTCGTCGACCAGTGGAACGTGGAGGGCGAATGGCAGGTAGCCGATAAGGCCATGCAGGTCCTCGACGACTCGGATCTGAACTACTCCATCCTGCCCGGCAATCACGACATGGACGTGGAGGGTGCGTCGGCTCACCCGTATGACAAGTGGTTTAGCGCCGATCGTGCCAAGGCCGCTAATCCGGAGACCTTCCAAGAACGTTACACTGCGGTCAATAATGACTCCGAGGCCCACATCTTTGAAGCCGAGGGTCAGAAGTACCTCAACCTTGCGCTCGGCTGGCGCGCCGATGAAAGGGCCATTGCATGGGCGCAAGGCATCATTGATCAGCACCCAGACCTTCCGGTCATTGTGACCACCCATGAGGCCCTCAACATCGACGGGGAGGGCAACGTTTTCTATTCCGATGACTATGGCAAGGGCTTGTGGGATACGTTCATCAAGCGCAACGACCAGATTTTCCTGGTGATGGGTGGCCACCACCACGGTGCGGGCTACCGCGTGGATAAGAACGATGCCGGCCATGACGTCGTTTCCATCTTGCAGGACTATCAGATGGCCTATCAGGGTGGTAATGGATTGCTGGGCGTGCTCGAGTTCGACCTTTCCGGCAAGCAGCTGGAGATGACCGCTCTCTCGCCGTGGGTGGCGCAGAAGCCGCACGAGGAGCTGACGCAGTTCGACAAGCTCACCCTGGATGATGAGGGCGATAGCTACGCCATTCCGTTCGACTTTGAGCAGCGCTTTTCGTCCTTTTCGCCGGATTTCGCCGTGGGCGAGGGCCACCAGCCGGACCTGGCGCAGCGTGCGCGCGACATCGCCGCGGAAGGCTATAGGCCCTATACCATCGCGGAGGATGAGCTGCCCAAGGGTGCGGATGACTTTGCCAAGAACGACCACACGGTATTCCACTGGCGCCCGGGCCAGGCCCAAGACAAGGACGGGCATGCGCTCGCCGACGGCGCCCCTGCCGGCCGCGGCACCACCATCCCCGATATTGCCAGCGATTCCGGCAGCGACCTGCACCGCTCTGGCGCCATGCTAGGCGATCGGGTGACCTATAGCTCCGATCACCACCCGCTGTCCTCTGATTCCGGCTCCCTCTTCTGGTCCGACCCTGCCGGCAAGGTAGGCAATGCCGAGTTCCGCACCGATAAGGGAGCGGCAGCCAATAGCGTCGATACCACCAAGGGGTATACCTTCGAATCCTTCGTCAAGATTCCTAAAGACTTCAATGGTGCCCAGCATGGCTGGGGAAGTGCGCTTAGCCGCGACTCTGCGATCAATAAATTAGTCGACGGCTCCGAAGACACGGACCCTACCGTCATGTTTGGCATCTCCAACCTCCGCGAGCTGCGCTGGTGGGCGGAGCCGAAGCAAGGAAGCGGTTCTACCGTATGGTCCCACGAGGTGCCCAAGGACGAGTGGATGCACATTGCCGTGGTCAATGATCCTCAGCGCGATAGCGTGGAGATGTTCATCAACGGCGCGCCTATCTTACGCAACGCGGTAGGTGCCGAAGGTCTTCTCCCGCGCGACCTGCAGTGGGTTATGGGTGGCGGTTTTGATAACCAGCGCCCGCAGGATCCGTGGTACGGCTGGATCGGCGAGACCCGCCTGACCCAGGGTGTTCTGGGCAAGGACGAATGGCTTACCGCCCGTGCACACGGGGACGGCAAACCGGCTGATACTACGCAGCCAGCCGCGGGCAGCTCCGCATCGAGCAACGGCGCGAGCTCCAAGCCCGCAGTTCTGGGGGCAATCCTCGGCATCGCGGGCGTGGCCGGACTCATCGGTCTTGCACTACCGCAGCTGAAGGCCTCAATCCCGCAAATCAACGCGCTCCTGCGCAAGTACCACCTGCCAACCCTGCCTGAACTGGGCTAAAGCAAAGGCCTCGGTTTCCCTGACTTAGTGGAAACCGAGGCCTTATCTCGTTGTGCCCCTGGTGAGACTCGAACTCACACTGGACGGGTTTTGAATCCGTTGCCTCTGCCAATTGGGCTACAGGGGCGCACAGTGTAAAGGCGGATTGCCTTTGACTGTGAAAATAGTAGCGCAGGCACTAGGCGAATTCCTAATTGGGTATTGGTAGCGGGGGAATGCCCACGTCATCCACAATATCTACAC
This genomic stretch from Corynebacterium tuberculostearicum harbors:
- a CDS encoding DAK2 domain-containing protein; this translates as MSYPSTLDSHGMRNWATRAVGELAHRRDEINALNVFPVPDSDTGSNMAHTMEAAVAELDNGGDVADSLAIGAVRGARGNSGMVLSQVLRGIAESTVDSVIDGAVFARSLQQAVELVDRAIVEPVEGTVVTVLKAAAEAADDAEAHTGATLHSIVSAAIAAAEAALERTPSQLPALREAGVVDAGGAGLVILLESLLAEIEGSTGHTGLPEPEPDTELEVVFFFDGDLDTLQVAIEPLGDSLVIARATEDSANVHIHSRQAGKVIETAFGTGEVTNLHLEVLPPHAEAASEDPIARRVFAAAPAGPISDLLASAGVSVVSPDDPIAAEHEDIVLATGLSSETGAGRVVPAQSLAAALAAISVYEPDNPETGAVVAAMRDAAKSMRVAYPSQETPQSIIATCRDLLAEGGEQVTVLSALDLDQEDLAQQLRVDVMALKVPDIATEIGVE
- a CDS encoding ATP-dependent DNA helicase RecG; the protein is MLGWQDNRPLTEVLAAKDAAKITKALGYETCGELLAHYPRDYIRHNKDVGLGDAAEGDIVTVTGTITGFTRHDSGKTTIINVQLDGSIIATFFNANYVMRMLHRGQRVMMSGKLKFFRNQPQLQQPDFVEIDAFGRPDGELDDYRQPAAESGKKHRPKATGSLRNLSQFGRLDQLLLEREWIPVYPATSKVTSWYIMGAIHYVLSKTPPIEEPLDYQMIISLDKAVREIHEPGEAGPYRAIQRLKYNEALSIGLVMALRQRDAEARTASTMSATLGGYREELLSHLPFDLTEGQRRVISEIEDDLARPLPMMRLLQGEVGSGKTMVATCAMLQAVDAGTQAALLAPTEVLASQHAASIGTSVPEGVKVVLLTGSMRTADKRQALLDIVSGDADIIIGTHAIIQDTVEFFNLGLVVVDEQHRFGVEQRDSLRLKAREGLSPHVLVMTATPIPRTIAMTVFGDLAVSTLTELPGGRKPIQSAVVAEWRPTWVLRALERIREEVAHGHQAYIVCPRIEGKGGVLELAQQLENGPFKGLRVAILHGKMPNKDEVMTSFARGEIDILVSTTVIEVGVDVPNATVMLIRESEHFGVSQLHQLRGRVGRGGNASICLLHTTAADNTPSFHRINQIAQTSSGFELAELDLRQRQEGDILGTMQSGTHRTLRLLNLADDQDIVERTHTDARAMVMRNPELAEELTRNLSESEQEYLEKN
- a CDS encoding acetyl-CoA carboxylase biotin carboxyl carrier protein subunit; its protein translation is MKIYAPFAGIVRCHVNVGDTVDTGAPLATVEATKLEAPVESPGPGKVHRIVVSDFSDVVGGDLLMEIGEA
- the rsmD gene encoding 16S rRNA (guanine(966)-N(2))-methyltransferase RsmD codes for the protein MTRIISGEARGRTIKVPAEGTRPTADRAREGLFSSLTARWGFAGSSVLDLFAGSGALGLEAASRGAEEAVLVESSADAVKIIRHNMGVVKHPGVRVQEMKAGTYLASAPRKHFDLVLADPPYAFDEVDALIAAIEPVLTDRAMVVIERHVDSADTVWPAGFEPTGQKLKKRTFGIARMDMAVYTRPGSEDAEG
- the coaD gene encoding pantetheine-phosphate adenylyltransferase, whose product is MTKAVCPGSFDPVTLGHVDIINRANQMFDEVTVLVTGNPDKPSGLFSVEERMELIRQSVDSSIKVDYCSGLLVDYTTEHGADVLVKGLRSSLDYEYELPMAQMNRRLSGIDTVFLLTDEKYGYISSSLCKQVAKFGGDVTGMFPEPVGRAVKEKYRQ
- a CDS encoding sulfite exporter TauE/SafE family protein gives rise to the protein MSLALVIFLVVVVGSTLQRVSGMGLGLIGGPILMLIMGPVEGILVINVLACINAILTTYSVRENVSWKKFGLIAPVMVIGSLAAALLIRRMDTAGLMIVVGAALLAALGVVTFGKKFVPPMEGKGPAISAGILGGFTNTLAGVAGPVITVYAQAAKWPQHVYAATLQPIFVVGGFFSVMTKTLTGAAHFDGLPWVMWPAGVLGMFVGIWAGTRIAQRVPREKARVLSLSVAGLGAASALIRGILTLS
- a CDS encoding amino acid ABC transporter ATP-binding protein: MATPMISAQNVHKSFGQLEVLKGIDLEVQPGEVACLLGPSGSGKSTFLRCVNHLDKATAGRLYVDGELIGYREKNGTLYEISEKEAAEQRSDIGMVFQSFNLFPHRTVIENIIEAPVQVKKIPEETARARAMELLEDVGLASKANNYPVQLSGGQQQRVAIARAVAMDPKLMLFDEPTSALDPELVGEVLRVMKDLAAEGMTMLVVTHEMGFAREVADKVFFMDGGVVIESGSPAEVLDNPQQPRTKDFLASLL
- a CDS encoding amino acid ABC transporter permease — translated: MVNENAATPATAEPKEKPAKIEARPLRHPWRWVFAGLLIVLGVWFIIASARNEAFGWDTYFQYLFDKRIALASLHTIAITILSMIIGVVGGAILAVMRMSPNPVLRSVSWIFLWVFRGTPIYVQLVFWGLLSAIYQSINLGFTEVSLQTILTNAFFLAVMGLGLNEAAYMAEIVRSGITSVPEGQKEASKALGMSWWMTMRRTVLPQAMRIIIPPTGNEFISLLKTSSLVVAIPYTEEIFGRSTDISAALFQPIPLLLVAASWYLVVTSLLMVGQYFLERRFERGATRELTGRQLAALADAEGTIPRNVSVISEAKN
- a CDS encoding ABC transporter substrate-binding protein, with the protein product MPRSFSRRTILAAVLVPTLSLGACVTNEEDSTPDGWEEPHSAMVPEIAAMYDDNDGVLTAGTNPPYAPFQLKDSHGALQGVELDLARAVAGVLGLDFQPMEQDFSMILPAVQSGQIDMGASGFTDNPERRNEFDFVDHLYAGIQWAERVDGPKKVDPDNPCGLTVAVQRTTVSETDDVRPKKDACNGDLTVLSYDTGDNAALAVLMGRADALSADSPVTAWAVNRSEGKMRQVGDMFQASPYGFAVPKDSDLGKASAAALQHLIETGEYAEILSRWGIEDGLIDQAMINERPING
- a CDS encoding DUF368 domain-containing protein, which translates into the protein MQYILNAIRGALIGMAELVPGISGGTVALIVGIYERAVHNANDLISGRFKKVEWSFLLSVAIGMFIAVFGMSTVLSNFVENHVSASGALFLGMVAVSIFVPLSMLSKQERLRPSSIIAFVVATIAIFFITGFTSEPHENPSLIVVFFAAAIAVCALILPGISGSLILLTMGLYQPIIGAVSDRDLGTIAVFALGALCGLAAFIKALNFLLDHHRAPTLMAMAGFMLGSLRALWPWGADQDASSGIIIGMFILGALIVSAFIFADMKKARAIDERTAQE